The Lacipirellula parvula genome window below encodes:
- the aceE gene encoding pyruvate dehydrogenase (acetyl-transferring), homodimeric type produces MATGKATEVRSPIPNDVDPVETNEWLESLDYVLEHKGSERAQELLTALDEAAHRNGVELPFTATTPYVNTIPADKQAPFPGNRELERRIKSFVRWNAMAMVTRANRDKAKPGGHISTFASSATLYEVAWNHFIRGRGENGYDGDQVYYQGHAAPGMYARAFLEGRLTEQNLVNFRRELGEGGGLSSYPHPWLMPDFWEFPTVSMGLGPIMAIYQARFNRYLTDRKIKDLSKKHVWAFLGDGECDEPETLGAITLASREQLDNLTFVINCNLQRLDGPVRGNGKIIQELEGAFRGAGWNVIKVVWGSDWDPLLDADDSGLLAQRMMEVIDGQYQKYVVSGGDYIREHFFGKYPELLKLVKKYSDEKLRTLKRGGHDPEKVYAAYHAALETKGRPTVILAKTIKGYGVGEAGEGRNITHNNKELNEAELTEFRTRFGIPISDERVAEAPFYRPPENSPEMKYMREHRKALGGSVPARNNAPVTLEVPRLADYAKSLEKLVSKGPGKEMSTTMGFVRLLGDLLRDKKIGKAIVPIVPDESRTFGMEGLFRQVGIYAHSGQLYEPVDSDQLAYYKEAKDGQLLEEGITECGSMSSFIAAGTSYSSHGVAMIPMFIYYSMFGFQRIGDSIWAAADARAKGFMLGGTAGRTTLNGEGLQHQDGHSLINAMAFPTVRAYDPAYAYETAVIVFDGLKRMYEDNETAIYYITLENENYEMPEMPAGCEEGIIRGMYRVANNEAEGGSLRVQLFGSGPILRESLRAAEILKTKYNVSSDVWSVTSYNQLRRDAQECERWNMLNPEKPRRHSYLQEQIDATEGPIIAASDYMRILPDQLGPWLKGRLFSLGTDGMGRSESRANLRRHFEVDAESIVVATLYKLSLDGKYDAAAVAQAIKDLGINPEKKSALYA; encoded by the coding sequence ATGGCAACAGGAAAAGCAACCGAAGTCCGCTCGCCGATTCCGAACGACGTCGATCCGGTCGAAACGAACGAGTGGCTCGAATCGCTCGACTACGTGCTGGAGCACAAAGGCTCCGAGCGCGCGCAAGAACTGCTGACCGCCCTCGACGAAGCCGCCCACCGCAACGGCGTCGAGCTGCCGTTCACGGCGACCACTCCGTACGTCAACACGATCCCCGCCGACAAGCAGGCGCCCTTCCCCGGCAATCGGGAACTGGAGCGCCGCATCAAAAGCTTCGTCCGCTGGAACGCGATGGCGATGGTCACCCGCGCCAACCGCGATAAGGCGAAGCCAGGCGGCCACATCAGCACGTTCGCTTCATCGGCAACGCTGTACGAAGTGGCGTGGAACCACTTCATCCGCGGCCGCGGCGAGAACGGCTACGACGGCGACCAAGTCTACTACCAAGGCCACGCGGCGCCCGGCATGTACGCTCGCGCGTTCCTTGAAGGTCGACTCACCGAGCAGAACCTCGTCAACTTCCGCCGCGAACTGGGCGAAGGGGGCGGCCTGTCTTCCTACCCGCATCCCTGGCTGATGCCCGACTTCTGGGAATTCCCCACGGTCTCGATGGGCCTCGGCCCGATCATGGCAATCTACCAAGCTCGCTTCAATCGCTACCTGACCGATCGCAAGATCAAGGACTTGTCGAAGAAGCACGTCTGGGCCTTCCTCGGCGACGGCGAATGCGACGAGCCCGAAACGCTCGGCGCCATCACGCTCGCTTCGCGTGAACAGCTCGACAATCTCACCTTCGTCATCAACTGCAACCTGCAGCGGCTCGACGGCCCGGTCCGCGGCAACGGCAAGATCATCCAAGAACTTGAAGGCGCCTTCCGCGGCGCCGGCTGGAACGTCATCAAGGTCGTCTGGGGCTCCGATTGGGACCCGCTGCTCGACGCCGACGATTCGGGCCTGCTCGCTCAGCGGATGATGGAAGTCATCGACGGTCAGTACCAGAAGTACGTCGTCTCCGGCGGCGATTACATTCGCGAGCATTTCTTCGGCAAGTACCCCGAGCTGCTCAAGCTCGTGAAGAAGTATTCGGACGAAAAACTCCGCACGCTGAAACGCGGCGGCCACGACCCCGAGAAAGTCTACGCCGCCTATCACGCCGCCCTCGAAACCAAGGGCCGCCCGACGGTCATCCTCGCCAAGACGATCAAAGGCTACGGCGTCGGCGAAGCGGGCGAAGGCCGCAACATCACGCACAACAACAAGGAACTGAACGAAGCCGAACTCACTGAGTTCCGCACTCGCTTCGGCATTCCGATTTCGGACGAGCGCGTCGCCGAGGCGCCCTTCTACCGTCCGCCGGAAAACAGCCCCGAAATGAAGTACATGCGCGAGCACCGCAAGGCGCTCGGCGGTTCGGTGCCCGCCCGCAACAACGCCCCCGTGACGCTGGAAGTCCCGCGGCTGGCCGACTACGCGAAGTCGCTGGAAAAGCTCGTCAGCAAAGGCCCCGGCAAGGAAATGTCGACGACGATGGGCTTCGTCCGTCTGCTCGGCGACTTGCTCCGCGACAAGAAGATCGGCAAGGCGATCGTCCCGATCGTCCCTGACGAATCGCGCACGTTCGGCATGGAAGGTCTCTTCCGCCAAGTTGGCATCTACGCCCACAGCGGCCAGCTCTACGAGCCGGTCGATAGCGATCAGCTTGCCTACTACAAGGAAGCCAAAGACGGCCAGCTGCTCGAAGAAGGCATTACCGAGTGCGGTTCGATGTCGTCGTTCATCGCCGCCGGCACGAGCTACTCGTCGCACGGCGTCGCGATGATCCCGATGTTCATCTACTACTCGATGTTCGGCTTCCAGCGGATCGGCGACTCGATCTGGGCCGCCGCCGACGCCCGCGCGAAGGGCTTCATGCTCGGCGGCACCGCCGGTCGCACGACGCTCAACGGCGAAGGCCTGCAGCATCAAGACGGCCACAGCCTGATCAACGCGATGGCGTTCCCGACCGTTCGCGCCTACGACCCCGCCTACGCCTACGAGACGGCAGTCATCGTCTTCGACGGCCTTAAGCGGATGTACGAGGACAACGAAACGGCGATCTACTACATCACGCTCGAGAACGAAAACTACGAGATGCCCGAGATGCCTGCCGGCTGCGAAGAAGGCATCATCCGCGGCATGTACCGAGTTGCAAACAACGAAGCCGAGGGCGGCTCGCTCCGCGTGCAGTTGTTCGGCAGCGGCCCGATTCTCCGCGAATCGCTCCGCGCGGCCGAGATCCTCAAGACGAAGTACAACGTCTCCAGCGACGTCTGGAGCGTCACGAGCTACAACCAGCTCCGTCGCGACGCCCAAGAGTGCGAACGCTGGAATATGCTCAATCCCGAGAAGCCGCGCCGCCACTCCTACCTGCAGGAGCAAATCGACGCGACCGAAGGGCCGATCATCGCCGCCAGCGACTACATGCGAATCCTGCCCGACCAACTCGGTCCGTGGCTCAAGGGTCGCTTGTTCTCGCTTGGCACCGACGGCATGGGGCGCAGCGAAAGCCGCGCCAACCTCCGCCGCCACTTCGAGGTCGACGCCGAGTCGATCGTCGTCGCCACGCTCTACAAGCTCTCGCTCGACGGCAAGTACGACGCCGCCGCGGTGGCGCAAGCGATTAAGGATCTCGGCATCAATCCAGAGAAGAAATCGGCCTTGTACGCTTAA
- a CDS encoding 2-oxo acid dehydrogenase subunit E2 → MATQITLPSLGENIESGDVLSILVSEGDVVTKDQDLLELETDKATMPVPSPQAGKIVKVLVSEGDTVPVGGAIFEIEAAAGGASNGAAAKKEPAKAPEKKEEKPKAAPKKEAIVEEEQVDEAVADEQEEPEAPKPAKKPAAKPAAKIAPAPESTPVIVESDEKSGDGQSSAAAGPAVRRLARELGVDLRRVRTTGDRITEEDVRNHVRRAQAESEAKAPKGVTPPGSPESDSQGAVRREKMTRMRQTIARNMLNSHQTIPQLTNFDDVDVTDLERIRKESQKDYDSQGVKLTTLPFLVKALAVALKNHPIINASVSDEGTEIIYKEYVNIGIAVDTEKGLIVPVLRDADRKNIPQIARELVQIADAARNGTFKVEDLRGGTFTISNLGAIGGTYSTPIINPPEVAILLIGRSRMLPQWIDNSFQPRLMMPLSISYDHRIVDGAAAQRFLNDVKGYLAHPGRLLLAP, encoded by the coding sequence ATGGCCACGCAAATCACCCTTCCCTCGCTCGGCGAGAACATTGAATCTGGCGACGTTCTTTCGATCCTCGTGAGCGAAGGCGACGTCGTCACGAAGGACCAAGACCTCCTCGAGCTCGAGACCGACAAGGCCACCATGCCGGTCCCCAGCCCGCAAGCGGGCAAGATCGTCAAGGTCCTCGTCTCCGAAGGCGACACCGTACCAGTCGGCGGCGCCATCTTCGAGATTGAAGCCGCCGCCGGCGGCGCCAGCAACGGCGCAGCCGCTAAGAAGGAACCGGCCAAGGCGCCCGAGAAGAAGGAAGAGAAGCCGAAGGCCGCTCCCAAGAAGGAGGCGATCGTCGAAGAAGAGCAAGTCGACGAAGCGGTCGCCGACGAGCAAGAAGAGCCGGAAGCCCCCAAGCCGGCAAAGAAGCCCGCCGCGAAGCCAGCGGCCAAGATCGCCCCGGCCCCCGAGTCGACGCCAGTGATCGTCGAGTCCGATGAAAAGTCCGGCGACGGTCAGTCCTCCGCAGCCGCTGGCCCCGCCGTCCGCCGCCTCGCCCGCGAGCTCGGCGTCGACCTCCGCCGTGTCCGCACCACCGGCGACCGCATCACCGAAGAAGACGTCCGCAACCACGTTCGCCGTGCCCAAGCTGAATCGGAAGCGAAGGCCCCCAAGGGCGTCACGCCCCCCGGCTCGCCCGAGTCCGACAGCCAAGGCGCCGTCCGCCGCGAGAAGATGACTCGCATGCGGCAGACGATCGCCCGCAACATGCTGAACTCGCACCAGACGATTCCGCAGCTCACCAACTTCGACGACGTCGACGTTACCGACCTCGAGCGCATCCGCAAGGAAAGCCAAAAGGACTACGACTCGCAAGGCGTCAAGCTCACGACGCTGCCGTTCCTGGTGAAGGCCCTCGCGGTCGCGTTGAAGAACCACCCGATCATCAACGCCTCGGTCAGCGACGAAGGCACGGAGATCATCTACAAGGAATACGTGAACATCGGCATCGCCGTCGACACGGAGAAGGGGCTCATCGTCCCCGTCCTCCGCGACGCCGATCGCAAGAACATTCCGCAAATCGCTCGTGAGCTGGTGCAGATCGCCGACGCGGCCCGCAACGGCACGTTCAAGGTCGAAGACCTCCGCGGCGGCACGTTCACCATCAGCAATCTCGGCGCGATCGGCGGCACCTACTCGACGCCGATCATCAATCCGCCGGAAGTCGCGATCCTGCTCATCGGCCGCAGTCGCATGCTACCGCAATGGATCGACAATTCGTTCCAACCGCGATTGATGATGCCGCTGTCGATCAGCTACGACCACCGCATCGTCGACGGCGCCGCGGCTCAGCGGTTCCTTAACGACGTGAAGGGCTACCTCGCTCACCCAGGCCGGTTGCTGCTGGCCCCGTAA
- a CDS encoding alpha/beta hydrolase, which produces MLRSLVFAAAASLIAAPAFAQRGGYPPKFEEGVTEHVFKQAGDVELKLYVFEPADHKPSDKTPAIVFFFGGGWVGGSPEQFAPQARYLASRGMVAIVADYRVKNRHGVMGVDCVRDAKSAIRWVRAHAEELGIDPNRIAASGGSAGGHLAAATGTIKEFDEPSEDAAVSSVPNAMILYNPAASFDPATLIPGEKRGGNYGARMGVDPTKLSPADHIDAKTPPTLIMIGTNDYLIGGSHQFTDRMKAAGARCDLDLYEGRGHGFFNLRPNKPSKDFYATTKSLDKFLTSLGYLEGEQTVKEFFKKK; this is translated from the coding sequence ATGCTTCGCTCGCTTGTCTTCGCCGCCGCCGCATCGCTCATCGCCGCCCCTGCCTTCGCTCAACGCGGCGGCTATCCGCCGAAGTTCGAAGAGGGCGTCACAGAGCACGTCTTCAAGCAAGCTGGCGACGTCGAGCTGAAGCTGTACGTCTTCGAGCCGGCCGATCACAAGCCGAGCGACAAAACCCCCGCCATCGTCTTCTTCTTCGGCGGCGGCTGGGTCGGCGGCTCGCCCGAGCAATTCGCGCCGCAGGCCCGCTACCTCGCCTCGCGCGGCATGGTCGCCATCGTCGCCGACTACCGCGTGAAAAATCGCCACGGCGTGATGGGCGTCGATTGCGTCCGCGACGCGAAGTCGGCGATCCGCTGGGTCCGCGCCCACGCCGAGGAGCTCGGCATCGATCCCAATCGCATCGCGGCCAGCGGCGGCTCGGCCGGCGGCCATCTCGCCGCCGCAACAGGCACGATCAAAGAATTCGACGAACCGAGCGAAGACGCCGCCGTCAGTTCCGTGCCGAACGCGATGATCCTCTACAACCCCGCCGCCTCATTCGATCCCGCGACGCTAATCCCCGGCGAAAAGCGCGGCGGCAACTACGGCGCGCGCATGGGCGTCGACCCGACCAAACTCTCGCCCGCCGACCACATCGACGCGAAGACCCCGCCAACGCTGATCATGATCGGCACCAACGACTATCTCATCGGCGGCTCCCACCAATTCACCGACCGCATGAAAGCCGCCGGCGCGCGCTGCGACCTCGACCTCTACGAAGGCCGCGGCCACGGCTTCTTCAACCTCCGCCCCAACAAGCCGAGCAAAGACTTCTACGCCACCACCAAATCGCTGGACAAGTTCCTCACGTCGCTCGGCTATCTCGAAGGCGAGCAGACGGTGAAGGAGTTTTTCAAGAAGAAGTAG
- a CDS encoding site-2 protease family protein — MSTGENPAPEHQPPATSGGQSLVPAGRPTSVAAVDQPIAKRPLQGDSFHDSTLAHLPELMKSDIESGVQIPPQRQILVPAMLFIATCISTFWVGATRWDPMQFGVSVTWPQVGAVVQENWHIGLAYMGAVLAILLTHEMGHFLQTVKYGIPASYPLCIPVPFNSIGTMGAVIGMDGSRADRRQIFDIGIAGPLAGLAVAFPVLWQGIKALDLSRAPQPGEIEFYLPLVGQWMLQWAHPDKPWAHEQWVGLSELNPYFMAGWVGMLITGLNMLPISQLDGGHTIYALFLDKAHTFARFFISFAIFYVVINLEEAILWTPMLLLVIFLGIHHPKTQDDSVPLGPVRWAIGLASLLIPVLCFPLLGFRQ, encoded by the coding sequence ATGAGCACCGGCGAAAATCCTGCCCCCGAACACCAGCCCCCCGCGACGTCCGGCGGGCAGTCGCTGGTTCCTGCCGGCCGCCCGACGAGCGTCGCCGCGGTCGATCAGCCGATCGCGAAACGGCCGCTGCAGGGGGACTCGTTCCACGATTCAACGCTGGCCCACTTGCCGGAGTTGATGAAGTCGGACATCGAAAGCGGCGTGCAGATCCCGCCGCAGCGGCAAATTTTGGTGCCGGCGATGTTGTTCATCGCGACGTGCATCTCGACCTTCTGGGTCGGCGCCACGCGCTGGGATCCGATGCAGTTCGGCGTGAGCGTCACGTGGCCGCAGGTGGGCGCCGTGGTGCAAGAGAATTGGCATATCGGCCTCGCCTACATGGGCGCCGTGCTGGCAATTTTGCTGACGCACGAGATGGGGCACTTCTTGCAGACCGTGAAGTACGGCATCCCGGCGAGCTACCCGCTGTGCATTCCGGTGCCGTTCAATTCAATCGGCACGATGGGCGCCGTCATCGGCATGGATGGCAGCCGTGCGGATCGACGGCAGATTTTTGACATCGGCATCGCGGGTCCGCTCGCGGGGCTGGCGGTCGCGTTCCCCGTGTTGTGGCAAGGGATCAAGGCGCTCGACTTGAGCCGGGCGCCACAGCCGGGCGAGATTGAGTTCTACCTGCCGCTGGTGGGGCAGTGGATGCTGCAGTGGGCTCATCCCGACAAGCCGTGGGCGCATGAGCAATGGGTCGGGCTGTCGGAGCTAAACCCGTACTTCATGGCGGGGTGGGTCGGCATGTTGATCACGGGGCTCAACATGCTGCCGATCAGCCAGCTCGACGGCGGTCACACGATTTACGCGCTCTTTCTCGACAAGGCCCACACGTTCGCGCGATTCTTCATTTCGTTCGCGATTTTTTACGTCGTGATCAATCTTGAGGAAGCGATCCTCTGGACGCCGATGTTGCTGCTGGTGATCTTCTTGGGGATTCACCACCCGAAGACGCAGGATGATTCGGTTCCGCTGGGGCCAGTGCGGTGGGCGATCGGGCTGGCGTCGCTGCTGATTCCGGTGCTGTGCTTTCCGCTGCTGGGGTTCCGGCAGTAG
- a CDS encoding HDOD domain-containing protein, with product MPASTPASVTPTYPDALDQIVGRAGALFTLPAVAVEVLRLTESPRVDVHALKECIERDPALTVKILRVVNSSLFGLPREVSDLNQALALLGIKPLKLLALGFSLPEGLFLSAARDQLDWYWKTSLVRAVSAREISEQLFGKPGDDAFLAGLLQDIGVLVLLSEFREPYAALLSEAIASQSDLAALERESLGFDHRQLTAGLLKRWNLPPLLVTAIGAEQDIRYWAHNKAEHAHLVRVLHLAELFAQLIGQRRLSVLPDLLDAGEAYCELDKSKLNDLIATLEPKVRQLAGVLSLPLAGGEDYLQIIVQAHEQMSRVAESVAAPLSRGLANEAANPIEGDCRETQAMALARQLRASFEDFYRGTTAAVAAEAQAPSAAASAEDSNPFAVAASRTAASQAALAGTSDLETRLTLEVGRCRSLRRPVGLAIVAFQPSELLSTLEEGLLERYLDRACRAADPHLTVERLGPLRRVVMLPGRDRHEAVTAARHLHDELRALVEPLVRREQLTPVIAGAGVAWAATPAKNFRAVSLLETADRCLTAALRTGGVKSLEVS from the coding sequence ATGCCCGCCTCGACACCTGCCTCCGTGACGCCAACGTACCCCGACGCGCTCGACCAAATTGTCGGCCGCGCCGGAGCGCTGTTTACGTTGCCGGCCGTCGCGGTCGAGGTGTTGCGGCTCACGGAATCGCCGCGGGTCGACGTGCACGCTCTCAAGGAGTGCATCGAGCGTGACCCGGCGCTGACGGTGAAGATTCTGCGGGTGGTGAACAGCTCGCTGTTCGGGCTGCCGCGCGAGGTGAGCGATCTCAACCAGGCGCTGGCGCTGTTGGGGATCAAGCCGCTCAAGTTGCTGGCGCTTGGGTTCAGCTTGCCTGAGGGGTTGTTCCTGTCGGCGGCTCGCGACCAGCTTGATTGGTATTGGAAGACGTCGCTTGTGCGGGCCGTGTCGGCCCGCGAGATTAGCGAACAGTTATTTGGGAAGCCGGGCGATGATGCGTTTCTCGCCGGGTTGCTGCAAGACATTGGCGTGCTGGTGCTGCTGAGCGAATTTCGCGAGCCGTACGCGGCGCTGTTGAGCGAGGCGATTGCGTCGCAGTCGGATCTTGCTGCGCTGGAACGCGAGTCGTTGGGCTTCGATCATCGCCAGTTGACGGCGGGATTATTGAAACGGTGGAACTTGCCGCCGCTGCTCGTCACGGCGATCGGCGCTGAGCAAGACATTCGGTACTGGGCTCACAACAAGGCGGAGCATGCCCACCTGGTGCGGGTGCTCCATCTGGCGGAACTGTTCGCGCAGCTCATCGGCCAGCGACGGTTGAGCGTGCTGCCCGACCTGCTCGACGCGGGCGAAGCTTACTGCGAACTCGACAAATCAAAGCTGAACGACTTGATCGCCACGCTCGAGCCGAAGGTACGGCAACTGGCGGGCGTGTTGTCGCTGCCGCTCGCCGGCGGCGAAGATTACTTGCAGATCATCGTGCAAGCGCACGAACAGATGTCGCGCGTGGCCGAGTCGGTGGCGGCGCCGCTGAGCCGCGGGTTGGCGAACGAAGCGGCCAATCCGATTGAAGGCGATTGCCGCGAGACGCAAGCGATGGCGTTGGCGCGGCAGCTGCGGGCGTCGTTTGAAGATTTTTATCGCGGGACGACGGCGGCTGTCGCGGCGGAAGCTCAAGCTCCAAGTGCTGCTGCGAGCGCCGAGGATTCCAACCCATTCGCCGTCGCGGCAAGTCGCACCGCAGCGAGTCAAGCGGCGTTGGCTGGGACGAGCGACTTGGAAACGCGGCTCACGCTGGAAGTGGGGCGCTGCCGTTCGTTGCGGCGGCCGGTGGGACTGGCGATCGTCGCGTTCCAGCCATCGGAATTGTTGAGCACGCTCGAAGAGGGACTCCTGGAGCGCTATCTCGATCGCGCGTGCCGCGCGGCCGACCCGCATCTCACGGTCGAGCGACTGGGCCCGTTGCGTCGCGTCGTAATGTTGCCTGGGCGTGATCGGCACGAAGCGGTGACGGCGGCCCGGCATCTGCACGATGAGTTGCGGGCGCTGGTCGAGCCGCTCGTTCGCCGCGAGCAGTTGACGCCGGTGATTGCCGGCGCGGGCGTGGCGTGGGCGGCGACGCCGGCGAAAAACTTTCGCGCGGTGAGCCTGCTCGAAACGGCCGACCGCTGCTTGACGGCGGCGCTGCGAACCGGCGGCGTGAAGAGCCTCGAGGTTTCGTAG
- a CDS encoding BlaI/MecI/CopY family transcriptional regulator, with protein MPRAPSPHPTDVELEILQALWNHGPCSLSVVCETLRTEREVAATTVATMLRVMSDKQLVKRTGSGRGATWSAVVTQQRTEAGMVGALVDRLFAGAADRLAAHLVEGGQLNPTQLAELRQLIDQQSKSTTTKPRKHKEK; from the coding sequence ATGCCCCGCGCCCCCAGCCCCCACCCCACCGACGTCGAGCTTGAAATCCTCCAGGCCCTCTGGAATCACGGCCCCTGCTCGCTCAGCGTCGTGTGTGAAACGCTCCGCACCGAGCGTGAAGTCGCCGCTACCACCGTCGCCACGATGCTCCGCGTGATGAGCGACAAACAACTCGTTAAGCGAACCGGCAGCGGCCGCGGCGCCACGTGGAGCGCCGTCGTCACCCAACAACGGACCGAAGCCGGCATGGTCGGCGCCCTCGTCGACCGCCTCTTCGCCGGCGCCGCCGACCGCCTCGCCGCCCATCTCGTCGAAGGGGGACAGCTCAACCCCACGCAATTGGCCGAACTCCGCCAATTGATCGATCAGCAATCCAAAAGCACAACCACGAAGCCGCGAAAGCACAAAGAAAAATGA